One stretch of Pradoshia sp. D12 DNA includes these proteins:
- the jag gene encoding RNA-binding cell elongation regulator Jag/EloR, with amino-acid sequence MKQVTATAQTVNEAVESALKELNTTKEKTEIQVVDEGKKGFLGLFGSRPAIVKVTVKHDPLAEAKQFIENVAEKMGAEVHVHHKQEGKVVTFELSGEKIAMLIGKRGQTLNSLQYLTQLVVNKNSTQYLTIMLDAEDYRSRRNEALVNLSEKMANKAIYTKKEVSLEPMPSFERKVIHTALMNNKKVKTYSAGTEPHRHIVISPNK; translated from the coding sequence GTGAAACAAGTAACCGCTACAGCCCAAACAGTTAATGAAGCTGTTGAATCTGCTCTTAAGGAATTAAATACAACGAAGGAAAAGACTGAAATCCAAGTTGTAGATGAAGGGAAAAAAGGTTTTTTAGGCCTGTTTGGCTCAAGACCGGCTATCGTGAAGGTGACTGTAAAGCATGATCCGTTAGCAGAAGCAAAACAATTCATCGAGAATGTAGCAGAAAAAATGGGTGCAGAGGTACATGTTCATCATAAGCAAGAAGGCAAAGTTGTTACATTTGAGTTATCTGGTGAGAAAATAGCCATGCTGATTGGAAAAAGGGGACAAACATTAAATTCCCTTCAATACCTGACTCAGCTTGTAGTAAATAAGAACTCTACCCAATATCTAACGATCATGCTCGATGCAGAGGATTACCGGAGCCGAAGAAATGAAGCTTTAGTTAATCTTTCGGAAAAAATGGCTAATAAAGCTATCTATACAAAAAAAGAAGTTTCATTGGAGCCCATGCCATCATTTGAAAGAAAAGTGATTCATACGGCGCTGATGAATAATAAAAAAGTTAAAACGTACTCTGCTGGTACTGAACCACATCGTCATATCGTGATTTCGCCAAATAAATAG